The genomic region AGAGTAGATGCGAACAGGCGGTCCTCTGCCCAGATTGCAATCCGGGGCGACTCTTTTTTCATCGAGGTCTGTGAGGAAGGGAAAACTGTCGATGGATCATCGCTAAGTATTCCTTTATCTAAAGTCACTCTCAAGCGAGGAGGAAATCGAGACAGTCTCTTGTTTATCGAATCGCCTGTGTTGGATCAAAGTATTTGTTATGTCGAATTCAACAAAAAGAACTGTGAATATTTGGGGCAGAATAAGGGGCTCGAGGAGCAAATCAAATTCTTGAGCTCAGACAGAAATGGCGGAGCTTTTTTGGTTTCGTTTTTAGTCGTAATGATGGTAGCTCTTTTCGGTGCATTGATTGTATATCGTGCGGACGTTTTTGGAGCGGTAGCAAGACTGGTGCCGTACAAATGGGAGAGAAGTTTAGGAAATAGAGTTTTTAATCCAATCATTAATCTTGAACAGAAATCTGTCGTAGAAAAACTGGGCGCAATGTTTTCGCCTCTTCAATTTTCCAAGGATGAAAAAGGAAAAAGGGATTGGAGCTCATGGAATGCGGATTCTTTTACCTTTCACATTTCTTCCGATACTGTTCCCAATGCTTACGCAACTTTGGGCGGGCACATATTTGTGAACAAAGGTCTGATTCAGCTGCTTGAGAGTTCAGAGGAACTGATGGGAGTTGTGGCGCACGAAATGATTCATGTGCAGCGCCGACATGTTATGAGTTCCGTGTTTCAGGGGCTTGGTATGTTTGTGATATTTCAGGGACTTCTTGGCGACGTTTCTGGCTTGGTGGCTGTGGCAATTGATCAAGGGGGACCTCTGCTTAATTTGCAATACTCTCGGAGACTAGAAGAAGAGGCCGATCGCCTAGCGATTGAATTTCTCATTCAGAACGGGGTACGTCCAACTGGGTTGGCGACGGCCTTGAATCGGATAAATGCTGAGACAAAGAAGATGGTTCAGCAGTCTCCAGCCCCAGAAGTGCTTGAAAAGCTTAACAAAATTGAATTGCTTAGTTCGCATCCAGAAGTTGATAAGAGAATTGAGCAAATCATTGAAAAATCAAATGAATTGTCGAAGGGTGTTGAATACAGAGAAATGGAATTTGATTATTCTGGATTTAAGAGAGAAGTTAAGGATAAGTTCTGATTCTGATTCTGATTCTGATTCTGACTTTGATTCTGATTTTGAGTTTGAATTTGAATTCTTTTTGCCCAAGTGGAGGGAGCCAAAGATGAATACTTCTGTTCCTCAAACAGAATTTTCGATGTCTCAAATCGAAAGAATTGGAAGCGATTCGTTTCGCATGCTCAGGGTTTCATTGGCCGCGGGTGAGGTATTGGTTGTTGAGCCTGGAGCGATGGCAAGTCAACACCCCAACATTGAATGTGAGACGTTCATCAATGGAGGAATCATTCAGGGTTTGATTTCAAAATTCTTGGGCAAGGAGAGTTTTTTTGTTAATTATTATAGGAATCCAAAGGCCCAAGGCAGCGAGATTCACTTCACTCAGCCAACACCTGGGGACATAGTGGAGAGAAATCTTCAAAATGAGACTATTTTTATTGAGCGTGGTTCATTTATCGCGCGATCGCCAACAGTAAGGGCCAGTGTGTCCTGGGCCGGATTTGCAAGTCTCATTGCTGGAGAGGGGTTGTTTCGCTTGTGTTACCAGGGGACGGGCAAACTGTGGTATGGGGCTTATGGGGCCGTAATTGAACGTGACATTCAGGGGGACCTGATCGTCGATTCGGGCCATCTGTTATCTTATCCGCCGACAGTCAAGCTTAAACTGACTCTTGCTGGAGGATTGTTTTCTAGCGTTTTTTCGGGTGAAGGATTTGTCTTGCGCCTTTCTGGGTTTGGTAGGATTCAGTTGCAGACAAGAAGTGTGAAGGGTCTGGCTCAGTGGTTGAATCCGCGGTTTTGGGGGTAATATGGAAGTTGAAATCAAATATGCACCAGCAGGAACCGCAGCCATTTGCCATCTTTTGGCGGGAGAGATTCTCTCCGCAGAATCTGGTGCTTTGTTAGCAATGAGGGGCAAGATTGATGTCGAAACGACGACACGGCAGAAAAAAGGCGGCGGTGTTTTAGCGGGCCTCAGGAGGATCGTCAGCGGTGAGAGTTTTTTCATTAATCGATTCAAGGCCATAGAGCCAGGCCAGGTTTGGATAGGAACTCCGCTTCCCGGAGATATTATTGTTCACGAATTAAAAGGCGAGAAGCTGGTGATCTCGGGTGGGAGCTATATTGCCTGTGAAGATGATGTGCATATTGATTTGGAGTGGCAGGGCTTTAAATCCTTGTTTTCAGGAGAAGGCATTTTTTGGGTAAAGGCCCAAGGAAATGGAAAGGTAATATTGGGAAGTTTTGGCTTCATCTACCCAATTCAAGTTGACGGTGAGTATATCGTTGATACGGGTCATATTGTGGCCTTTGAGGAAACCCTTTCATTTAGCATTTCAAAAGTCAGCAGATCGTGGATTGACGCCTTTTTAAGTGGAGAAGGTTTTGTTTGTCGCTTTAACGGTCAGGGGACTGTTTGGTGTCAGAGTCACAGCCCACGGGTTTTTGGAGGAGAGATGAAAGAATACTTGAGGCCGAGACAGCAATGACGGGAGAATTTTCATGATGTCTTTTGATATAAAGTGCAGGCCTGAATTCGCTCTCCTGACGGTTGAAGTGCCAGAAGGAAAAAAGCTTTTTGTAGAGGCTTCTGCGATGGCCTGGATGTCTGCGAATATGAAGATGCGAGCCTTATTTAAGGGTGGACTTCGTCGTTTTATATCCAAGGAAAGTCTGTTTATCTCTGAATTTGAGGCTCAGGGTTTTGCTGGTGAGGTAGCTATTGCTCCGGGGCCCAGTGGAGATATTGGGCATCTTTCGCTCAATAGCCAGACTGTCTATATTTCATCATCAAGCTATGTGGCGCACACAGAGGGTGTTAGTTACGAAACCAAGTTTCAAAGGCTGAGTCAGGGGTTATTGAGCGGAGCGGGCTGGTTTTTGATTAAGATGGTGGGAACTGGCGATGTTTGGTTTAACTCATATGGTGCTATTGAGTCTTTGGATGTATCGGACAATTTGACTATTGATAACGGACACATTGTTGCGTTTACCGAAGGAGTCGAATACGATGTCGTCAGATTGGGCGGTTACAAGTCTTTATTATTCTCCGGAGAGGGCTTTGTTTGCAGGTTTCGCGGTCAGGGAAAAGTTTTTATTCAGACGAAAAAACCAGCTTCCCTTATTTCATGGGCAAATGCCTATCGCCCAGTGAAAAGTTCGCGCGCTTAGTCTTTTCCATCGCGAGCATTCACGTTGACAATAAATCAACACAGGTTCGTTGACTTTGAAATGGCTTTCGATTTCTAAAAATAGAATTAAATGGTCAATTTGATATTATTTTCAAGCTCAAGCTATGGATATGGCATGAGCTCGCCTCTTCAGGTGGAGGAGGCTGTCTCTTACGTCGACCCATTTGGCATTCAGTTTGCTCACGAATATGACTGAGCTCGTCAGCAGTGAAAATCATCAATCGAAATAATCTTCTCAATAAGTGGTGGATATGATGAAAAAATGGATACCAATTTTATTAATCGCTCTGTTATCCAGTGCCCCTTCTTCTGGTCGAGATGAAAGAAAGCTCATTCTACTCTGTCGGTCGGCCTCCTTTAAAATCGTCGTGTATCAGATCGGTCCTGAGTTCAAATTAAGTGCCTACTATTATGATGAGGGGAAACTCAGAAGCCTTATAGAGGATTCTTCGGTTGAGCTAAACAGGCAGGGTTATAGTTCAGGCCTATCAAGCCATTTTATTGAGTTTCGAGGTTTAGGCGTTGAGTACACCTATGCGATTTCACGGCACTTAGCCTTGCTCATCGTGGTCGGCGACGGGAATGGTCCCAGTTGGCTTTCAGGTCATTCGTGTCAAGTTGCAGGTGGCTTTCAAGAAAAGTTCAAATTTGCCATCGGTCCGGCTCTATCGAAGAATCCAATTCTAGCTGATAGCAATAATCAAGTTAGGTCAGAATCACAAAGATAGTAGGGGCCTAGGGCCCCACAGCCCTCGCGTCGTACCAGCTAATTTATCGTCTAAGCGGGTACGACTGAAAGCTTCTTCTTGTCTGCTTTGTCGGACGGTTCAGAACGTCGAAACGAAAAGAGACGCTTTGATAGGCTCTCCTTTTCTGATTCACTTCCGTTAACGGGAGTTTCTCCATTTGGTTCAGTCTGACCACTGGATATGGAGTGTTGAACAATCATGCTTACTTCTTCAAAGAATCGTTTTAAATCATCTTCACTTGTAGAGTCCAAAATAATTCCTTTTAATGCTGACCTAATGCCGATCTCAAGATTTTCAACTAGAAGACTGAACTCGTGGCGCCTTTTGTTCTCCAAAATTTTAGTTTGAATCTGCCACTGCTCTTCAATTCTGGAAATCTCAAGTTCACGGGATCTCTCCATTTCCCTTTCTAATACTTCTCTTCTGCTCTCACATTCCTTCTGAGAACTATCCAGCATTTCATCAGACCTCGATTTGGCTTCGAGCAAAATTTCTTTGGCTTCATCCTTTGCAGAGTGAAGTTCCAGTCTTGCTTGCTCCATCATGCGATGAATTTCATCGTTCGTCTCTGTCTGGCGGGAAACCAAAAATTGAGAAGCTTGAGCGCGTGCGTCCTCAAGAATTCGAATTCTTTCAGTTTCCAATTGGTCCGTTGAATTTTTCGCAAATAAATTTGCTTGGGAGATAATCTTTTCAGATTCCTTATCCGCCCTTTGGCGAAATTCAAAAAGAAGGTGATGGGCTTGTTGGATGGTTTCATCAGCCTCTCTTTGCGCTCTGGCTCTCACCTCATTTGACTGAAACTGAGCCGACTCGACAATCTTGTTCGCCTCAATTTCTCTCTGGTGAAAGACTTCATCTGCTTTTGATTGAGCTTCAGAATAAATAGAGGCAATCGAGATATTAGCATTTGCCTTGAGCTCTGCGGCTTCACTCCGAGCCGATTCTCTAATTTTTTCAGCATCAATGTGAGCGGACTCCCGTGTCTCCTCAGCTTTGATGGAGGCCGCATCAATGATCCTCGCTGTTTCAACATGTTGAATTTCGGCAGCATTGAGTTGTGCCTCTTCTATCAGTTTGCGTGAATTTGCTCTGGCCTCTTCCAAAATCACATTTGCCTTAGCTCTGGCTTCATCGATAATCTCAACGCATTTTAGCTCTTTGTGCTTGTAAAGATCCATCATTTTATTTTCAGTCAGGTCAATCATCTCCTTCGCTTTTTTCTCGCTCATTCGCAGGTTTTGGCGATGAATCTCCGAGGCCTTTTGTTCGGCCTCTACCTGTAAGATTGTGGCCGCTTGGCGTGCCGCCTTCAAAATCTGGGTGACATCCTCTTGAGCTTGTGTGACCACTTTGGAGCTTTCCTCTCTTCGCTCATCAAGAAATGCACTGGCTTCGGCCTGTGCTGATTGAAAAATCTCAAGAGATCTTTGTTGAGCCTCCTTTATGATTTGAGTAACGTCATCTTCAGCTCTTGAGCGTATCAAGAAGCTCTCCTTTTGTGCCCGTTCTAAGTCATTTTTGATTTCCCCATCAATATTTTTTCTCAGTTCAATTTGGGATTCCTTCGCCTCAGATAACACTCGTTGGGCATAAGTATCCGCTTCATTTTTAATCTCAATTGCTGCTGTCTGAGCTTTACGTAAAATAGCATCAACTGATGTTTGTGCTTCAGATCTCATCGTCGCAGCCCGCTCTCTGGCATCTGTTAAATATTTCTCGCCAGTGGTTTTGACCTTCCTGAATTATTTGTGAAGCCTTATCTCTAGATTGATTAATTATGGACTGGACATCCAATTCAGCCTGTTTGCGAAGCTGTAGAGCTTTCTGGTCAATTTGAAACATTTTTCATTTGCATGGGTTTCTGCCAAATCGAGCGCCTGAGCTGCTTTCTCCTGATATTCCCTCAGGATGTTTTCACCTTGAACTTCGGCCTGACGGCGAATAGATTCTGCATCTGTGGTTGCTTGTGCGATCATTCTCTCGCGATTGAGTTGATTTTCTACTTTAACTTTAGAAAGATATTCGGTGGCCTTCAATTTCGCATCGTCAATAATTTTTTTTGCGGACTCTTCGGCTTGTTGGTCGCTCTTTAATACAATCTCTTGGCGGAGTTTTTCAAGATTGATGTTTATCGTTTTTCTTTCATCCTCGATTCTTAGTCGTTCCTGCTCAACGGCCTGAAATCTTGATTCAAACTCCTGCTCCATGTTCGCTACAATTTCCCTTCCTCTGAGTTCAGCAATCGATATGATTTCGTCTGCCTTATCAAGGGCCTGAGTTTTCAGAGCATCGCACTCAAGTTTTGTATTTGAAAATTGCTTTTCGATGTCCTTAAGCTTTTCTTGTTCAACTAACTTCACCTTTTCAAGGGCTGCATCCATTAATCTATTTGGACCGAGCTCCTCATCGAAAACTTGATGATAAAGATCGATTTGAATCGAGAATTGACTCTCGCCAACGGTAATTCTGTCTCCCGGGCAGTAACGGTGAGGAATGTTCGATGGAATAAGGTTTCCATTGACTTTGGTTCCTGTCGCTGTGTTTTGATCGGTAATCCAAATCTGATCCTGCACGCAGGATACAACCAAATGTCTTTTTTCGACGCCCTTCTCGCGAAGAACAATTGGCAACTTTGGCATCGAGCCGATGCTAAATTTCTCGAGGGGGACGTAGGCGGTCTGAATATCATTTGGAGAAAGGACGCAAACTCTAAAAATTTTGCTCGTCTTATTTTGAATCGCTTGTTCCACCGCAACCCCCTCAACTACTTGTATCCTACACCAATGGAATTATCCTCGCAATGTTTGTGCCGTTCTACTGTTGTGTTTGCAAGGAGCAAACGGTGTCTTTATAGACCAAGACATTTACACGATCAGTGTCTATTTGAAATTGCGCTATGAGCAAAGGATGGCATTTCATGGTTTTAACGCAAACATGCACACAATAGCGACAATGAATAAATTTTCATCATCGATCAAATTGAGAAAGTACTGAATTGGGATTCTTCGCTATGAATATTGCTCAAATTTTGGTTCATAAAGGATTTAAATTCTGGAATGACGTCCAGAATATTTTGGTTTCTTTGGCGATCTAGGCCGTGGGTAAAAGCAACAAACTGTGGAAGCAGATCGGAGCGATCGACAGAGATCATCCTGTCTAGGTGCACTCGAAGAAGGTTTTGGACTTGATGAAATGGTTCCAACTCCTGATGAAACTCATTTAAAACTTCATTGATTCGATTCAAGGCCAGCGATTTAATTTCACCGGGGAGGGCGGCCGGATCATGGTACACGGGATGTCCAATGTAATTGAGGGCAGGTATCGGAGGCACCATCTCCCGATAGGGGATCAAAAATCGAATGAGATCTGACAATCCGAGAAGACCGTAGCTTTGAAAGACCGTGTTGACGTAAACATCCAAGTGATGGTTTTCCTTTTTCAGCTGTACTAAGAAATCAAGATTTTTCCTGATTTTGCCCCATTTCGAGGGGTAGCGAATGTAGTCATTGAGGGCGCCGGTCCCATCAAGGCTCACAAAAACAGAAACCCGTTGAAACTGGGTCCATAGCTTTTCAATTCCCGTAGGCACATGGGTTAGATTAGTGAAGTAAATAAGAGATATTTGAGAACTCAGTCCACAGGCGACCGCTGTCTCAAGAAGAAAAAAATGATGTGCGCTGAGGAGGGGTTCGCCCGAAGTAAATTGAATTTCGCTGAGATGCGGCAAGATGCTTCGAATAAAAGATTCAAATTTATCATTTACAGGAGCGTTTCCAACTCGAGCGGCCGCAGTGACGTGAGCGGAATTGAATTTAAGTCCTAAGTCAGTCCAATCTCGTGCAATGGCGGTTGATACTTCAGGAAGGCACATTCGACATTTTAGGTTGCATTTTCCACCTAGCGCAAAATCCAAATATTTAATTTTCAGCGAAGTCAGTGTTCCATCGGGAGACATTTCGCTGACTGCCTTATCTAGGCTATCGCCGAATTTTTTTAAGTATTGACTGCGAGGCGAATCAATTCCGTGAGATTCAATCTCCGCACACCTTTTGCAAGCAGCAGGTATCTCTCCAGATTTCATTTGCACTCGGATACTTCTCATGAAATCGTTATTATAATATTCGCTGATGGAGTTTTGTTCAAGAAATTCAAGCGGCGAGCCATCTTGTCCAGTGATGAAGCTCTTTTCATCCGAGTTGCAACAGAGTCTCAGAAAACCTGGCGCAGAGACCCCAGTTGCTAGCCAAGCCATTGGACAAAGAAAGGCTGCCTTTTTTTCATTCAGAATATCTTTTTCACTCATTCTTTCCCCCCTACTTTTGAAACTGACAAAATCCACCCTCAACCCTCAAGCGTCAGCCTATCGGCTCAGCTTGCGTCACAGAGGGTCATACATTGTGACATCAACAAAATCAAGGTGCGTCCCTGACTATTCTGCTTGGATCTTCGCCAAAAGTACCATAGCCTTAATCCTCGTGAGCTCGTGGTTGGGTCGAATTCTTTTTTGGGTTATTGTTGTTGGTTTGGCCTTAGAGATCGCTATGCGCCTGACGGGTTGGATTATTTTTTTGCCAACTCAGGATTTAAATGGGGAGGCCAATCTCAATGCCAAGATTCGCATCTTGGCTCTAGGGGAGTCCACCACAGCCGATCATTTTGCGTCGGCTCGTCCTGGTGCCTGGCCCCGCCAACTTCAGAATAAGCTTCAATCTGAAGGTTATGATGTCAGTGTTTTTAACCTCGCAACCGGTGGAATCACAAGTTCTATTTTGTTGAGCCGCTTAGAGAAGCAATTGCTGACATACCGGCCTCATCTGGTCATTGCGATGATGGGAACTAACGATCATCGATATTCGCAGTATATCCACGAGTCTGGTTTGAGAGGCTGGTTCTACCGATTGCGCATCGCTAGAGGTTTGCAGTTGTCATGGCGGGCATACCTTGAAAGTCAATTTCCTCAGGTCATCCCAGAAGATGCGACCAATTTTGGTCGGTGGTGGAGCAGTGATATGGAGCCTCACTTCATTCGGTCGGTTGTAGCAGATAAAATTAAACTTAATGGCGTTGATTGGGTTGAAAAGGAAGCTAGTCTTCGTGCGCCCTGTTCTCAGTCTGCCATTTTGGCATCGGTGGGTGCATATTGTTGGGGAGAGACTAAATCACAAATTCTACCAGAGAACGTTGTTGGCTACTTTAGAAGAGCGTTTGAAGTATGTCCTCAAAGTAGCTTGGCTCAGTACTGGTACCTACTTGCTTTGGAAAACAGCGAGAATCGTGGACGTTGCAGGGAAATTTCCTCTGAGATTTTGAAGTTTGGAATTAACCTTGAAGATCAGGTTTTTGAGCATTTGGTGGCGTGTTGGCTGCCGAACTATCCAAAGGAATTGGTGAAGATA from Bdellovibrionales bacterium harbors:
- a CDS encoding FHA domain-containing protein codes for the protein MEQAIQNKTSKIFRVCVLSPNDIQTAYVPLEKFSIGSMPKLPIVLREKGVEKRHLVVSCVQDQIWITDQNTATGTKVNGNLIPSNIPHRYCPGDRITVGESQFSIQIDLYHQVFDEELGPNRLMDAALEKVKLVEQEKLKDIEKQFSNTKLECDALKTQALDKADEIISIAELRGREIVANMEQEFESRFQAVEQERLRIEDERKTININLEKLRQEIVLKSDQQAEESAKKIIDDAKLKATEYLSKVKVENQLNRERMIAQATTDAESIRRQAEVQGENILREYQEKAAQALDLAETHANEKCFKLTRKLYSFANRLNWMSSP
- a CDS encoding twitch domain-containing radical SAM protein, with the protein product MSEKDILNEKKAAFLCPMAWLATGVSAPGFLRLCCNSDEKSFITGQDGSPLEFLEQNSISEYYNNDFMRSIRVQMKSGEIPAACKRCAEIESHGIDSPRSQYLKKFGDSLDKAVSEMSPDGTLTSLKIKYLDFALGGKCNLKCRMCLPEVSTAIARDWTDLGLKFNSAHVTAAARVGNAPVNDKFESFIRSILPHLSEIQFTSGEPLLSAHHFFLLETAVACGLSSQISLIYFTNLTHVPTGIEKLWTQFQRVSVFVSLDGTGALNDYIRYPSKWGKIRKNLDFLVQLKKENHHLDVYVNTVFQSYGLLGLSDLIRFLIPYREMVPPIPALNYIGHPVYHDPAALPGEIKSLALNRINEVLNEFHQELEPFHQVQNLLRVHLDRMISVDRSDLLPQFVAFTHGLDRQRNQNILDVIPEFKSFMNQNLSNIHSEESQFSTFSI
- a CDS encoding TIGR00266 family protein; the protein is MNTSVPQTEFSMSQIERIGSDSFRMLRVSLAAGEVLVVEPGAMASQHPNIECETFINGGIIQGLISKFLGKESFFVNYYRNPKAQGSEIHFTQPTPGDIVERNLQNETIFIERGSFIARSPTVRASVSWAGFASLIAGEGLFRLCYQGTGKLWYGAYGAVIERDIQGDLIVDSGHLLSYPPTVKLKLTLAGGLFSSVFSGEGFVLRLSGFGRIQLQTRSVKGLAQWLNPRFWG
- a CDS encoding TIGR00266 family protein; translation: MEVEIKYAPAGTAAICHLLAGEILSAESGALLAMRGKIDVETTTRQKKGGGVLAGLRRIVSGESFFINRFKAIEPGQVWIGTPLPGDIIVHELKGEKLVISGGSYIACEDDVHIDLEWQGFKSLFSGEGIFWVKAQGNGKVILGSFGFIYPIQVDGEYIVDTGHIVAFEETLSFSISKVSRSWIDAFLSGEGFVCRFNGQGTVWCQSHSPRVFGGEMKEYLRPRQQ
- a CDS encoding M48 family metallopeptidase, with translation MRGLLVHRVDANRRSSAQIAIRGDSFFIEVCEEGKTVDGSSLSIPLSKVTLKRGGNRDSLLFIESPVLDQSICYVEFNKKNCEYLGQNKGLEEQIKFLSSDRNGGAFLVSFLVVMMVALFGALIVYRADVFGAVARLVPYKWERSLGNRVFNPIINLEQKSVVEKLGAMFSPLQFSKDEKGKRDWSSWNADSFTFHISSDTVPNAYATLGGHIFVNKGLIQLLESSEELMGVVAHEMIHVQRRHVMSSVFQGLGMFVIFQGLLGDVSGLVAVAIDQGGPLLNLQYSRRLEEEADRLAIEFLIQNGVRPTGLATALNRINAETKKMVQQSPAPEVLEKLNKIELLSSHPEVDKRIEQIIEKSNELSKGVEYREMEFDYSGFKREVKDKF
- a CDS encoding TIGR00266 family protein; amino-acid sequence: MMSFDIKCRPEFALLTVEVPEGKKLFVEASAMAWMSANMKMRALFKGGLRRFISKESLFISEFEAQGFAGEVAIAPGPSGDIGHLSLNSQTVYISSSSYVAHTEGVSYETKFQRLSQGLLSGAGWFLIKMVGTGDVWFNSYGAIESLDVSDNLTIDNGHIVAFTEGVEYDVVRLGGYKSLLFSGEGFVCRFRGQGKVFIQTKKPASLISWANAYRPVKSSRA